A portion of the Psilocybe cubensis strain MGC-MH-2018 chromosome 10, whole genome shotgun sequence genome contains these proteins:
- a CDS encoding ABC transporter 7 codes for MFTLYLILLFTSILQFGGALFDNRVLGAPPPSNLALLVVTIPLALPSNRVDPKEIGHSVSPEDYTNLWGWITFKWVYPLVKRGTNTTLEEKDVWDMSPTMQSRPIFVKFSSIKRSTLLRRLWAANSLDLILDFSLTFVSVLFNYAGPFFLKRILDLIDLEEPTPESRTRAYIYAFLAFTCSILKAQADVQHLWFGRRAATRIRSELMAAIYDKALKRKDFSGVVNKDKKEEEVKESPSNGVETKESKRKSKAKKKEEKEKAAKADDPKAGADVGKIVNLMAGDANRISMTISALYFIYGAPFEIIIAGVFLYQLLGLSAFAGFVVLLVGWPLNSFIARRSIRIQKGVLAARDKRMGVLNELIGAVKFIKFFAWEERWIGKALDAREFEMKWMVKARINSVLFGLLWTTAPILVSIISFMAYVLQGNELTISTAFTAIALFNMVRAPLNVIPTWIVQILQTGVALNRISVYLDEEEVTDQVSSLKKDYSEPLLPGADDEGLGLENASFKWNEVTDAVDKDKGKSDGKTTLPTTTADLTADDASTTVDDNASERSVTGPQDRVFELRDISVVFPQGELTVVTGPTASGKTALLLAVLGELTLTNGRIIMSKEPSRVDENGLMHCISYAAQSPWLRHQSIKDNILFGYPYDEARYNMVIDSCALRPDLKMLEDGDATEIGARGVSLSGGQKARVALARAVYARTKYVLLDDPLSAVDSHTSRFLYEKLLRGPLLANRTVVLVTHHVELVLPGAHYLIRMLDGRIDTQGTVKELREQGVLEEIKLDASVDAHKEEAIEADAAAIEETLEDPSKTADATKKPRKLVKDEHRETGGVKWSIYKSYLKASSYWTWAFLALIIVLIQFLNISEKLWIKTWGEAYKIGNETSPAFYEFRTFATAEHEASMDGLSMNHQHYHTYQSLAPPKGIFGIQWPNASEHPLFYIGIYAGIGMATALASITSVMIQYTGALRASRILFKQLLVTVVRATFRFHDTTPQGRMLNRFGKDVETIDSSLAGSLQAVNSSLMGFFAAIITVAVVFPYFIIPAIFIGFAYRSLAIGYLNTGRDLRRMESNSRSPIFSDFGELLEGIVTVRAFSAERRFLDNLHKKIDVTTKMWYTFWMTNRWLLLNFDALGALSVLVTTLFSIATLANGAGLAGLCITSAMAFTSSVYWACRFWTGLELDLNSVERVVEYLDLPQEPPAIIESNRVPAYWPSSSNNDSLVVVEDLEIKYAPDLPAVLHGVSFSLKAGERVGLLGRTGSGKSTLAMSILRFVDPTNGRIMIDGIDISTIGIHDLRSRLTFIPQDATLFSGTLRDNLDPFGDHTDAECLDVLRRVHMITDSPHLSLESSRDQSASSSRNPTRPSTPTGHDRESTIDTMSAASTNVDSKASVSLDTKVSAGGTNFSQGQRQLIAMARALLRRSSIIVLDEATSSIDFATDAKIQTTIREEFTNSLLLTVAHRLRTVIDYDRLIVLDKGQIVEFDTPWNLINKEDGIFRNMCMKSGSFTELESAAKAKASSNA; via the exons ATGTTCACAttgtatttaatcctgcTATTCACCTCAATCCTTCAATTTGGCGGAGCTTTATTCGATAACCGTGTCTTAGGGGCCCCGCCTCCATCTAATCTTGCCCTGCTTG TTGTCACAATACCTTTGGCACTCCCGAGCAACCGCGTTGATCCTAAGGAAATT GGGCATTCTGTCTCGCCGGAGGACTACACTAACCTGTGGGGATGGATTACTTTCAAGTGGGTTTACCCCTTGGTTAAACGG GGAACAAATACTACGCTTGAAGAAAAGGACGTATGGGATATGAGTCCCACAATGCAATCGAGGCCTATTTTTGTCAAGTTCAGCTCCATCAAACGTTCCACCCTGCTCCGTCGCCTATGGGCGGCCAACTCCCTTGATCTCAT CTTGGATTTCTCCTTAACTTTTGTCAGCGTATTGTTTAACTATGCAGGTCCTTTTTTCCTAAA GCGGATCCTAGATTTAATTGACTTGGAAGAGCCAACGCCGGAAAGCCGCACGCGAGCATACATATATGCGTTCCTCGCGTTCACATGTTCCATTTTGAAG GCACAAGCTGACGTTCAGCACCTATGGTTTGGCCGACGGGCAGCAACGCGGATTCGCTCCGAGCTGATGGCGGCGATATACGACAAGGCGTTGAAACGCAAAGATTTCTCAGGCGTCGTcaacaaagacaaaaaagaggaggaagttAAGGAATCCCCATCAAATGGTGTCGAGACCAAAGAGTCCAAAC GCAAATcaaaagcgaagaagaaagaagaaaaggaaaaagcaGCTAAAGCTGATGACCCCAAAGCCGGAGCTGATGTTGGAAAAATAGTCAATCTTATGGCTGGGGACGCCAATAGG ATTTCTATGACAATTTCAGCCTTGTACTTCATATATGGCG CGCCCTTTGAGATTATCATCGCTGGTGTATTCCTGTATCA ACTATTGGGTCTCAGCGCTTTTGCAGGATTTGTAGTATTGCTTGTCGGATGGCCTCTCAACAGCTTCATCGCTCGCCGAAGTATCAGAATCCAGAAAGGCGTGCTTGCTGCACGAGACAAGCGTATGGGAGTCCTTAATGAGTTGATTGGCGCA GTCAAATTCATCAAATTCTTTGCTTGGGAAGAGCGTTGGATTGGCAAGGCCCTAGACGCACGAGAGtttgaaatgaaatggatGGTTAAAG CTCGTATCAACTCGGTTTTGTTTGGCCTTCTCTGGACGACTGCTCCGATCTTAGTATCCATCATCTCGTTTATGGCCTATGTTCTACAGGGCAATGAGCTGACCATTAGTACTGCTTTCACG GCAATTGCTCTATTCAATATGGTCAG AGCACCACTGAATGTTATCCCAACCTGGATCGTCCAAATTTTGCAG ACTGGTGTCGCGCTCAATAGGATTTCTGTCTATctcgacgaagaagaggtcACAGATCAGGTTTCTTCGCTCAAGAAGGACTATTCGGAGCCCCTATTGCCTGGTGCGGACGATGAAGGACTTGGGCTCGAGAATGCGTCTTTCAAATGGAATGAGGTAACGGATGCAGTGGATAAAGATAAAGGCAAGAGTGACGGGAAAACTACCTTACCTACTACCACTGCCGACCTGACTGCCGACGACGCCAGCACAACCGTTGATGATAACGCCTCTGAAAGGAGTGTTACGGGACCTCAAGACCGAGTATTCGAGTTAAGAGATATATCTGTCGTTTTCCCGCAGGGTGAATTGACTGTTGTTACTGGACCAACCGCTTCTGGGAAAACTGCACTTCTC CTCGCCGTTCTTGGTGAATTGACCCTTACAAACGGACGTATAATTATGTCCAAGGAGCCGTCGCGCGTCGATGAGAACGGACTCATGCACTGTATCTCCTACGCGGCCCAATCGCCATGGTTAAGGCACCAATCAATCAAGGACAACATCCTGTTTGGGTACCCGTACGATGAGGCACGATATAACATGGTTATCGATTCCTGCGCTCTCAGGCCCGATTTGAAGATGTTAGAGGACGGCGATGCGACAGAGATTGGAGCAAG GGGTGTGAGCTTATCAGGAGGACAGAAAGCCAGAGTTGCGCTGGCGCGAGCCGTTTATGCTCGAACCAAATATGTGTTGCTGGATGACCCTCTCAGTGCGGTCGACAGTCATACATCAAGGTTCCTTTACGAGAAGCTTTTGCGCGGCCCACTTTTGGCTAACAGGACTGTT GTACTGGTAACACATCATGTCGAACTTGTGCTTCCTGGGGCCCACTATCTTATCCGTATGCTTGATGGCCGCATCGACACCCAAGGAACAGTCAAGGAACTCAGGGAACAAGGTGTTCTAGAAGAAATTAAACTGGATGCCTCTGTTGACGCGCACAAGGAAGAGGCTATTGAGGCGGATGCAGCTGCGATTGAAGAAACCCTCGAAGATCCTTCTAAAACGGCCGACGCTACCAAAAAGCCCAGGAAACTTGTCAAAGATGAGCATAGAGAGACAGGGGGAGTCAAGTGGTCTATCTACAAGAGTTACCTCAAGGCCTC CTCGTACTGGACATGGGCTTTCCTAGCCTTGATCATTGTCCTAATTCAATTTTTGAACATTTCCGAGAAACTTTGGATCAAG ACTTGGGGTGAAGCGTATAAGATCGGCAACGAGACTTCTCCAGCATTCTACGAGTTCCGCACGTTTGCCACCGCTGAACACGAAGCATCTATGGATGGCCTTTCCATGAATCATCAACATTACCATACTTATCAGAGCCTAGCGCCCCCAAAAGGCATATTTGGTATTCAATGGCCTAATGCCTCTGAACATCCCCTCTTTTACATCGGGATCTACGCTGGCATTGGTATGGCAACTGCACTAGCAAGTATCACTTCAGTAATGATTCAGTATACGGGTGCATTGCGAGCCTCCCGCATTCTTTTCAA GCAACTTCTCGTAACTGTTGTACGAGCGACCTTCCGATTCCATGATACAACCCCACAGG GCCGCATGCTTAATCGATTTGGGAAGGATGTAGAAACCATTGACTCCTCCCTAGCTGGATCTTTGCAAGCCGTCAACTCCTCTCTGATGGGATTCTTTGCTGCCATCATCACTGTTGC CGTTGTCTTCCCTTACTTCATCATTCCAGCAATTTTCATAGGCTTTGCTTATCGTTCGTTGGCGATCGGATATCTCAACACTGGCCGAGACCTTCGAAGAATGGAATCTAATTCGAGGTCCCCTATCTTTTCAGACTTCGGAGAGCTCCTTGAAGGAATTGTCACCGTCAGAGCTTTCTCTGCCGAAAGGAGATTCTTGGATAATTTGCACAAGAAGATTGATGTTACCACCAAG ATGTGGTATACTTTCTGGATGACCAACCGATGGCTGCTACTCAATTTCGATGCTCTCGGTGCACTTTCTGTACTGGTTACCACATTGTTCTCTATAGCTACGCTCGCAAACGGTGCCGGCCTCGCTGGTCTCTGTATTACAAGCGCAATGGCCTTTACATCTTCAG TTTATTGGGCGTGTCGATTCTGGACTG GTCTCGAGCTCGATCTGAA CTCTGTTGAACGTGTCGTTGAATA CCTTGATCTTCCTCAGGAACCGCCCGCAATAATTGAATCAAATCGCGTACCCGCTTACTGGCCATCGAGTTCTAATAACGACTCGCTCGTTGTCGTCGAAGATTTGGAGATCAAATATGCCCCAGATCTGCCGGCCGTTTTGCATGGCGTGTCGTTCTCTCTGAAAGCTGGGGAAAGAGTTGGCCTTTTAGGTCGCACTG GAAGTGGAAAATCTACACTTGCTATGAGTATTCTGAGATTTGTTGACCCCACCAATGGTCGAATCATGATTGACGGAATTGACATATCTACTATTGGAATTCACGACTTGCGCTCACGACTA ACCTTCATCCCTCAA GATGCCACTCTATTCTCAGGGACGTTACGAGACAACCTCGATCCATTTG GTGACCACACTGATGCTGAATGCCTGGACGTGTTGCGCAGAGTGCATATGATTACGGACAGTCCACATTTGTCTCTCGAATCGTCCAGAGATCAGAGTGCATCATCATCGCGCAATCCAACCAGACCTTCAACCCCAACGGGTCACGATCGCGAAAGCACCATTGACACCATgtcagcagcttcaaccaATGTTGACTCCAAGGCTTCGGTGTCGCTTGATACCAAGGTATCTGCAGGGGGAACTAACTTCTCGCAGGGTCAAAGACAATTGATTGCGATGGCCCGGGCGTTGCTTCGTCGCAGTTCCATTATTGTATTGGACGAGGCTACCAGCAGCATCGATTTTGCGACGGATGCCAAAATCCAAACTACCATTCGTGAAGAGTTTACCAATTCTCTTCTTCTGACAG TCGCACATCGTCTTCGTACTGTCATTGACTATGACCGTTTAATCGTTCTGGACAAAGGACAG ATCGTCGAGTTTGATACCCCTTGGAATCTAATCAACAAGGAGGATGGAATATTCAGAAACATGTGCATGAAGAGCGGATCTTTCACTGAGCTGGAATCGGCCGCGAAAGCTAAAGCTAGTTCGAATGCTTGA